A single genomic interval of Mustela nigripes isolate SB6536 chromosome 7, MUSNIG.SB6536, whole genome shotgun sequence harbors:
- the SPINT4 gene encoding kunitz-type protease inhibitor 4: protein MKPAELGFLLGLFIFFLLTTPLMGGVARLAEMICGDLKDPCKMDMEVGSCFEIHFRYFYNQSSERCESFIFSGCNGNLNNYKLKIECDIACVKEYKIT, encoded by the exons ATGAAGCCTGCTGAGTTGGGATTTCTCCTAGGgctcttcatcttcttcttgCTGACTACCCCATTAATGGGTGGTGTTGCTAGACTTGCTGAAATGATATGTGGAGACCTCAAAG ATCCCTGCAAAATGGATATGGAAGTTGGCAGCTGCTTTGAAATTCACTTCAGATATTTCTACAACCAAAGCTCCGAAAGATGCGAAAGTTTTATCTTCTCCGGATGTAATGGCAACCTTAATAACTACAAGCTTAAAATAGAATGTGACATAGCCTGTGTCAAAGAGTACAAAATAACGTAA